GGGTGCGCCTCCGATAAAAGCTCGAAAGCACGATCGAGCGTATGGGGCGACGTGGTCGGGCCAATGTGCAGGTCCGATGCAAACGCGATACGCAGCGGTGGAATGCCTTGCGCTTCGACTTTGGTGCGTACCACGCGGACCTGACGTGCGCGTTCGGTCAAACCCCAAAGTCGCCTCGGCCAATCACCGGTGTAGACGAGGTCCAGCGTCGATTCGACGATTCCGCGCATGCGTGAATACCCGCGTCCTCGGCCTTCGCTTGCGAGTTTGAAATGCATCGTGCGCTCAATCCCCGGCCGAAAACATAATCGGATACACCACCGTGACGATGCCACCCTCTGGCTGCGGGAATTCCAGACCCCGCAATGCATTCACGATGCATGCTTTCACCTGCTCGTCGGGCAACTGCTCATCAGCGGGCGTGTGCGCGAGGTCCTCGGACGCGTGCGAGACGCGGCCATCTCGATCGATCACGAATCGCAATGCCACGCGCCCCTTCAAATCTGGGTTCTTTTTCAGTCCGTTTTCATAACACTTCCGAAAAGCGCCAAAGTTTTCCCGCATGACACGTTGAATTTCGGAAGGAGGCAAGCGCCCGGATACGGAGGTGGCGCCCATGCGAATTGCCGGAGGCTGCTCGCCCAACGGCCGATTGCCACGCGGCCGAAAGCTCACGTGAAGTTCCATGACGCCGGTGCCGCCACGGGTTGCATTTCGTTGCGCTACGATGATGGCGCCGAGTGCATTCGTCACGTCGCTCCAATGCGCGCTTGCATCCGCCGTGAGCCACGAGCCGTCAGGGCAAGGCTGTGGTGCGCCCTTGCACGCCTCCATCATGCTCGAAGTCATCTCGGCCGAGGTTTTCGCGTCGCGCGCGACGGCTCGATTCGATACCGGCTCGAGTTCTTCTCGATTGCGCGGGCCCGGTCTTCGCACGACGGTGACGATTTCCCAATTGATCTGATTCGCTCCAATGTGCAATGCCAACTGCCGCCGCCCGGAGGGTTTGTCATCGGGCGTGGGCGCAGCACCCGGGGGCCTTGGCAGCGGCATCTGCAGCTTGATCCATGCGGATTTCGTCGATATCCATGCAGTCGGACAACCAGCGAATGCGCTCGTTTGAAGCACGCTCGCCGCAGCCACGAAGGGCACGTCAGGCGCAATTTCGACCGCACATTCACCCGACTGCAATGCCTGTGGCTTGGCAGTTCGAAGCGTATTCAGCGCATCGAAAAGTGGTTTGATGTTCTGAATCCGGTCCACGCTCGCCGGGTTCCATTCCAAAACGCGGTCGTTGACCTCGATTTCGGTCAGCGTTGCGCGAATACGTGGACCATCGATGTCGACGTCGGGCTTCGCGGGAGCCGGCGGACTCGTGTCCACGATAGGAGCTTGCGTCGCGTTTTTGGGCGCCGCTTGGGAACAGCCGGTGGCGAATGCTGCACACAGGGCAATGAAAAAGCTCGGATGCAGGGTGATGTTCACGCGGCAGGACGTAGCATCCATTTCCGTTTACGTCGATGCCCGCTGACGCGAAGACTTTCAAGCTCAATGATTCCGTATACCATGCCATATCGCTTGGGCATCCATGGCGAACGCTCGAAACACACCGACCAGCCGATGATGGAGTGCCTGCGCATCGTCGATGGAGCACCGACGCCTATGTGATGGAGTGCCTGTGCATCGTCGATGGTTCAGCGACCACGCTGTGGTGAAGCTGCGACACCCACGTGATGGAGCATCGACACCCACTTGATGGAGCATCGACCATGTTGAGTCGAGTACAGACCAGTCGTTAATGGAGTGCCTGTCAGCGTGTGATGGAGC
The Polyangiaceae bacterium genome window above contains:
- a CDS encoding AgmX/PglI C-terminal domain-containing protein codes for the protein MDATSCRVNITLHPSFFIALCAAFATGCSQAAPKNATQAPIVDTSPPAPAKPDVDIDGPRIRATLTEIEVNDRVLEWNPASVDRIQNIKPLFDALNTLRTAKPQALQSGECAVEIAPDVPFVAAASVLQTSAFAGCPTAWISTKSAWIKLQMPLPRPPGAAPTPDDKPSGRRQLALHIGANQINWEIVTVVRRPGPRNREELEPVSNRAVARDAKTSAEMTSSMMEACKGAPQPCPDGSWLTADASAHWSDVTNALGAIIVAQRNATRGGTGVMELHVSFRPRGNRPLGEQPPAIRMGATSVSGRLPPSEIQRVMRENFGAFRKCYENGLKKNPDLKGRVALRFVIDRDGRVSHASEDLAHTPADEQLPDEQVKACIVNALRGLEFPQPEGGIVTVVYPIMFSAGD